CCAGCACGTTGGCGGGCATGGCACCGGATTGCCGCCATACCTGCTGGCCCTGCTTGAAGAGGATGAAGGTGGGCACGCCCTGCACCCGGAACTGCTGCGCCGCCGCCTGATTGTTGTCCACGTTTACCTTTATCACTTTCAACTTGCCGTTGTACTGGCTCGCCACCTGCTCCACAATTGGCGACATCGTCTTGCACGGCCCGCACCAGTCCGCGTAAAAGTCTACCAGCACCGGCATGCCTGGGCTGTTGATGAGTTCCTGGAAAGATTTCTTAGGCATAGCTCCAATAATTTATATATAACCTGAATACGGGTGTGGCCTCAGGAGAGGTTACACCTGCCGGGCCTTAGCAACGCGTATCACACAGGCTTACAGCAGGCGTGGACATGGTGCAGCGCGCCATTCCTAACGCCCTTGGCTCATTTTAACCTATCCCGGCCACAGCAGTGTGCCCCGGTGGGGCTTAAACCCTGTGTGCAAGATATATATGTGAAAAAATAGTTGTTATATCAATTAATATATATATTTGGAAAAGGAAAACAAAAATTGAAATGGTCATGTCTTACTACAACGGATCAGAAGGCGAAGCGATCACCCTGGAGGAAGCGGCGGCTTTCACCGCGAACTACAGGAGCCAGAACCAGGGAGTGGCAGAAACAGTGAAAGCACACTTC
This window of the Pontibacter russatus genome carries:
- the trxA gene encoding thioredoxin gives rise to the protein MPKKSFQELINSPGMPVLVDFYADWCGPCKTMSPIVEQVASQYNGKLKVIKVNVDNNQAAAQQFRVQGVPTFILFKQGQQVWRQSGAMPANVLAQAVQQAIS